From Mycoplasmopsis maculosa, a single genomic window includes:
- a CDS encoding Mbov_0401 family ICE element transposase-like protein, with translation MKTNDIEYINELSAKEITFLSEQFKNSNKRKEQKWYLNKKIKRKIIGQNLKIYEFTIYQYYYFIGKNKKYISYYPEKYKYLINKSYDLKLILETFYLYCGLIRNKFVKISWNLCKYYAKKLNLFNEENHTNIKQYASEIYIHIDDCYDKTRVNKKVIKSNTKIIKINSNIDNKVIYTYENYTAIDNEKIANISRAKIIIELIKKHYFIDSNTKLYLLSDGAKYFQNLAKILNATHIYDYFHFIKKFNDIFMKRIYIYNKYKKEILKINGLSVQKWLKLSLSNKDELLEKLNYLLKLKFSKKSISITIKAFINFIKNSCSNYKFYINNITAQSESAVSLYKSFYSKRYSTFSVETIQNLIKIQASEKWIFINFKSMIKELNLNVLYEPLLWEVHKNNIYL, from the coding sequence ATGAAAACAAATGATATTGAATATATTAATGAATTATCAGCTAAGGAAATAACATTTCTTTCAGAACAATTCAAGAATTCTAATAAAAGAAAAGAACAAAAATGATATTTAAACAAAAAAATTAAAAGAAAAATTATTGGACAAAATTTAAAGATATATGAATTTACAATTTACCAATATTACTATTTTATAGGTAAAAATAAAAAATATATAAGCTATTATCCAGAAAAATATAAATATTTAATAAACAAATCATATGATTTAAAATTAATTTTAGAAACTTTTTATTTATATTGTGGACTTATTAGAAATAAATTTGTAAAAATTAGTTGAAATTTATGCAAATATTATGCTAAAAAATTAAATCTGTTTAATGAAGAAAATCATACAAATATTAAACAATATGCAAGTGAAATATACATACATATTGATGATTGTTATGATAAAACAAGAGTAAATAAAAAAGTTATTAAATCAAATACTAAAATAATTAAAATTAATTCAAATATTGATAATAAAGTAATTTACACATACGAAAATTATACTGCTATTGATAATGAAAAAATAGCTAATATTTCAAGAGCAAAAATTATAATAGAATTAATTAAAAAACACTATTTTATAGACTCAAACACTAAATTGTATCTTTTAAGTGATGGCGCAAAATACTTTCAAAATTTAGCAAAAATATTAAACGCAACACATATTTATGATTACTTTCATTTTATTAAAAAATTTAACGATATTTTTATGAAAAGAATATATATTTACAACAAATATAAAAAAGAAATTTTGAAAATTAATGGATTATCAGTACAAAAATGATTAAAACTATCTTTGTCAAATAAAGATGAATTATTAGAAAAATTAAATTATTTATTAAAATTGAAATTCAGTAAAAAATCAATTTCAATAACAATAAAAGCTTTTATTAATTTTATAAAAAATAGTTGCTCAAATTATAAATTTTATATTAACAATATAACAGCTCAATCAGAAAGTGCAGTTAGCTTATACAAAAGCTTTTATTCTAAAAGATATTCTACTTTTTCAGTTGAAACAATTCAAAACTTAATAAAAATTCAAGCTTCTGAAAAATGAATTTTTATAAATTTTAAATCAATGATAAAAGAGTTAAACTTAAATGTTTTATATGAGCCTTTACTTTGAGAGGTGCATAAAAACAACATTTATTTATAG